One window of the Acidobacteriota bacterium genome contains the following:
- a CDS encoding pyridoxal-dependent decarboxylase, whose translation MGEPQNDPIGLEGAEERTERLLREVLQRAIRYLDSLGERPVSPSPQALQNLGHLEEAFPERGRDALETLGLLDEYGAPATMATAGSRYFGFVNGAVLPAALAASWMSSVWDQNAGLPVMSPVADRLHEVVRGWLLDLLGLPEAGELCLVSGASMANTTALIAARDRLLAQAGWDVQAHGLFGAPPLQVVVGERVHSTLLKSLGMAGLGRQRVITVPADEQGRMRADALPDLEGPVLVCAQAGEVNTGAFDPFAEIISWARRRQAWVHVDGAFGLWALADPGMAHLVEGLRQADSWVTDGHKLLNLTYDCGILLVRRGEDLRRSFAATAAYLPPDRGFEALHHGPQGSQRARQIEVWAALRTLGRSGVKALVRRQCGSAQRLAEGLAEAGLEVLNEVVFNQVLVRACKDDQLTRRLIAAVQEDATCWCGPTDWDGRPAMRISVSSWRTDQKAAQRSLAAILRCARRTGAIAS comes from the coding sequence ATGGGCGAGCCGCAAAACGACCCCATCGGTCTGGAAGGTGCAGAGGAGCGTACCGAGAGGTTGCTGCGCGAGGTGTTGCAACGCGCCATCCGCTATCTCGACTCCTTGGGGGAAAGGCCGGTATCGCCTTCTCCTCAGGCGTTGCAGAATCTGGGCCATCTGGAGGAAGCTTTCCCTGAAAGAGGACGCGATGCCCTGGAGACGCTGGGCTTGCTGGACGAATACGGAGCGCCGGCCACCATGGCCACCGCCGGGTCCCGCTACTTCGGATTCGTCAACGGCGCGGTGCTGCCGGCCGCGCTGGCCGCCTCCTGGATGAGCAGCGTCTGGGATCAGAACGCGGGCCTTCCCGTCATGTCGCCGGTGGCCGACCGCCTTCATGAAGTTGTGCGTGGATGGCTGCTCGACCTCCTTGGCCTTCCCGAAGCAGGTGAACTGTGCCTCGTCTCCGGGGCCTCCATGGCCAACACGACGGCCCTGATCGCGGCCAGAGACCGGCTTTTGGCCCAGGCCGGATGGGACGTTCAGGCCCACGGTCTGTTCGGCGCTCCGCCGCTCCAAGTGGTGGTCGGCGAACGGGTCCATTCGACCCTGCTCAAGTCGCTGGGAATGGCTGGACTGGGCCGCCAGCGGGTCATTACTGTGCCTGCAGACGAGCAAGGGAGGATGCGCGCCGATGCCCTTCCCGACCTGGAAGGCCCGGTGCTGGTCTGCGCCCAGGCCGGCGAGGTCAACACCGGAGCTTTCGATCCTTTCGCGGAGATCATCTCCTGGGCCCGGCGGCGCCAGGCCTGGGTCCACGTTGACGGGGCTTTCGGGTTATGGGCGCTGGCCGACCCCGGAATGGCCCACCTGGTTGAAGGCCTGAGGCAAGCCGACTCCTGGGTGACCGACGGGCACAAGCTGCTCAACTTGACCTACGACTGCGGCATTCTTCTGGTGCGCAGGGGAGAGGACCTGCGCCGCAGCTTCGCCGCCACGGCGGCCTACCTGCCGCCTGATCGGGGCTTCGAAGCGCTCCATCACGGCCCTCAAGGCTCCCAGCGCGCCCGCCAGATCGAAGTCTGGGCTGCCCTGCGAACTCTGGGCCGCTCGGGCGTGAAAGCGCTGGTTCGACGACAGTGCGGGAGCGCTCAAAGGCTGGCGGAAGGGTTGGCTGAGGCCGGTCTGGAAGTGCTCAACGAGGTGGTCTTCAACCAGGTTCTGGTGCGGGCCTGCAAAGACGACCAACTGACCCGCAGGCTGATTGCCGCCGTCCAGGAGGATGCCACCTGCTGGTGCGGCCCCACGGATTGGGACGGGCGTCCCGCCATGCGCATCAGCGTCAGCTCCTGGCGCACCGACCAGAAAGCCG